In Eschrichtius robustus isolate mEscRob2 chromosome 11, mEscRob2.pri, whole genome shotgun sequence, the following proteins share a genomic window:
- the VEGFB gene encoding vascular endothelial growth factor B isoform X3 has translation MSPLLRRLLLAALLQLAPAQVSSLLQGPVSQPDAPGHQKKVVSWIDVYARATCQPREVVVPLTMELMGTVAKQLVPSCVTVQRCGGCCPDDGLECVPTGQHQVRMQILMIRYPSSQLGEMSLEEHSQCECRPKKPESAVKLDSPRPLCPRCPQRRQRPDPRTCHCRCRRRSFLRCQGRGLELNPDTCRCRKLRR, from the exons ATGAGCCCCCTGCTCCGCCGCCTGCTGCTCGCCGCGCTCCTGCAGCTGGCCCCCGCCCAG GTTTCTTCTCTCCTGCAGGGCCCGGTCTCCCAGCCTGATGCCCCTGGCCATCAGAAGAAAG tggtgTCATGGATAGACGTGTATGCTCGTGCCACCTGCCAGCCGCGGGAGGTGGTGGTGCCCCTGACCatggagctcatgggcactgTGGCCAAGCAACTGGTGCCCAGCTGCGTGACGGTGCAGCGCTGTGGCGGCTGCTGCCCTGACGACGGCCTGGAGTGTGTGCCCACTGGGCAGCACCAAGTCCGAATGCAG ATCCTCATGATCCGGTACCCAAGCAGTCAGCTGGGGGAGATGTCCCTGGAAGAACACAGCCAGTGTGAATGCAG ACCAAAAAAACCTGAGAGTGCTGTGAAGCTGGACAG CCCCAGGCCCCTCTGCCCACGCTGCCCCCAGCGCCGCCAGCGCCCTGACCCCCGGACCTGCCACTGCCGCTGCCGACGCCGCAGCTTCCTCCGTTGTCAAGGGCGGGGCTTAGAGCTCAACCCAGACACCTGCAG gTGCCGGAAGCTGCGAAGGTGA
- the VEGFB gene encoding vascular endothelial growth factor B isoform X4, translated as MSPLLRRLLLAALLQLAPAQGPVSQPDAPGHQKKVVSWIDVYARATCQPREVVVPLTMELMGTVAKQLVPSCVTVQRCGGCCPDDGLECVPTGQHQVRMQILMIRYPSSQLGEMSLEEHSQCECRPKKPESAVKLDSPRPLCPRCPQRRQRPDPRTCHCRCRRRSFLRCQGRGLELNPDTCRCRKLRR; from the exons ATGAGCCCCCTGCTCCGCCGCCTGCTGCTCGCCGCGCTCCTGCAGCTGGCCCCCGCCCAG GGCCCGGTCTCCCAGCCTGATGCCCCTGGCCATCAGAAGAAAG tggtgTCATGGATAGACGTGTATGCTCGTGCCACCTGCCAGCCGCGGGAGGTGGTGGTGCCCCTGACCatggagctcatgggcactgTGGCCAAGCAACTGGTGCCCAGCTGCGTGACGGTGCAGCGCTGTGGCGGCTGCTGCCCTGACGACGGCCTGGAGTGTGTGCCCACTGGGCAGCACCAAGTCCGAATGCAG ATCCTCATGATCCGGTACCCAAGCAGTCAGCTGGGGGAGATGTCCCTGGAAGAACACAGCCAGTGTGAATGCAG ACCAAAAAAACCTGAGAGTGCTGTGAAGCTGGACAG CCCCAGGCCCCTCTGCCCACGCTGCCCCCAGCGCCGCCAGCGCCCTGACCCCCGGACCTGCCACTGCCGCTGCCGACGCCGCAGCTTCCTCCGTTGTCAAGGGCGGGGCTTAGAGCTCAACCCAGACACCTGCAG gTGCCGGAAGCTGCGAAGGTGA
- the VEGFB gene encoding vascular endothelial growth factor B isoform X1 has protein sequence MSPLLRRLLLAALLQLAPAQVSSLLQGPVSQPDAPGHQKKVVSWIDVYARATCQPREVVVPLTMELMGTVAKQLVPSCVTVQRCGGCCPDDGLECVPTGQHQVRMQILMIRYPSSQLGEMSLEEHSQCECRPKKPESAVKLDRASTPHHRPQPRSVPGWDPAPGAPSPADITHPTPAPGPSAHAAPSAASALTPGPATAAADAAASSVVKGGA, from the exons ATGAGCCCCCTGCTCCGCCGCCTGCTGCTCGCCGCGCTCCTGCAGCTGGCCCCCGCCCAG GTTTCTTCTCTCCTGCAGGGCCCGGTCTCCCAGCCTGATGCCCCTGGCCATCAGAAGAAAG tggtgTCATGGATAGACGTGTATGCTCGTGCCACCTGCCAGCCGCGGGAGGTGGTGGTGCCCCTGACCatggagctcatgggcactgTGGCCAAGCAACTGGTGCCCAGCTGCGTGACGGTGCAGCGCTGTGGCGGCTGCTGCCCTGACGACGGCCTGGAGTGTGTGCCCACTGGGCAGCACCAAGTCCGAATGCAG ATCCTCATGATCCGGTACCCAAGCAGTCAGCTGGGGGAGATGTCCCTGGAAGAACACAGCCAGTGTGAATGCAG ACCAAAAAAACCTGAGAGTGCTGTGAAGCTGGACAG GGCTTCCACTCCCCACCACCGTCCCCAGCCCCGCTCTGTTCCGGGCTGGGACCCTGCCCCCGGAGCACCCTCCCCAGCTGACATCACCCATCCCACTCCAGCCCCAGGCCCCTCTGCCCACGCTGCCCCCAGCGCCGCCAGCGCCCTGACCCCCGGACCTGCCACTGCCGCTGCCGACGCCGCAGCTTCCTCCGTTGTCAAGGGCGGGGCTTAG
- the VEGFB gene encoding vascular endothelial growth factor B isoform X2: MSPLLRRLLLAALLQLAPAQGPVSQPDAPGHQKKVVSWIDVYARATCQPREVVVPLTMELMGTVAKQLVPSCVTVQRCGGCCPDDGLECVPTGQHQVRMQILMIRYPSSQLGEMSLEEHSQCECRPKKPESAVKLDRASTPHHRPQPRSVPGWDPAPGAPSPADITHPTPAPGPSAHAAPSAASALTPGPATAAADAAASSVVKGGA; the protein is encoded by the exons ATGAGCCCCCTGCTCCGCCGCCTGCTGCTCGCCGCGCTCCTGCAGCTGGCCCCCGCCCAG GGCCCGGTCTCCCAGCCTGATGCCCCTGGCCATCAGAAGAAAG tggtgTCATGGATAGACGTGTATGCTCGTGCCACCTGCCAGCCGCGGGAGGTGGTGGTGCCCCTGACCatggagctcatgggcactgTGGCCAAGCAACTGGTGCCCAGCTGCGTGACGGTGCAGCGCTGTGGCGGCTGCTGCCCTGACGACGGCCTGGAGTGTGTGCCCACTGGGCAGCACCAAGTCCGAATGCAG ATCCTCATGATCCGGTACCCAAGCAGTCAGCTGGGGGAGATGTCCCTGGAAGAACACAGCCAGTGTGAATGCAG ACCAAAAAAACCTGAGAGTGCTGTGAAGCTGGACAG GGCTTCCACTCCCCACCACCGTCCCCAGCCCCGCTCTGTTCCGGGCTGGGACCCTGCCCCCGGAGCACCCTCCCCAGCTGACATCACCCATCCCACTCCAGCCCCAGGCCCCTCTGCCCACGCTGCCCCCAGCGCCGCCAGCGCCCTGACCCCCGGACCTGCCACTGCCGCTGCCGACGCCGCAGCTTCCTCCGTTGTCAAGGGCGGGGCTTAG